The DNA window TTCACCTCATCACGAGTAAAATTTTACCAGGcgtttattttttatcttacTGTAACTAGAAACTACCGTAGAATGTAAAAATGGACGCTTGAGATTTATCCACGTTCACAAATATAACTTTAGTCAGAAATTCATTTTTCATAGTTTTTAGATTTTCACATACTATATTGTATGGTTTGTACTACGTAATTTTTTCCACCTTTGCATCGTTTCAAGTAGCGGGCATTCGCAGAATCGCAGGGAAGTGAAAGGAGGGACGGCTTGCCGGTTTGCAACGAGATCGTGTGGCTTCCAGCTCAAAGGTGACAGTGTAGATAGGTAGGTGGTGGTGAAACAAATGTGGAGGCGATGATTCGAATGATTCGGTAGccgtttcaggctttcagcacGGCGAGGTAGTGGCCGGCGATGGTGATTGGTCATCGGTGCTGTGGGTGCGTGGTGCTGCCCTTCTGCTTTGCAACTGCCTGGTTCAAAGGGAGGCAAATCCGCAAAGGGTTGGCACGATGCGTGCAATGCCCCGCTGGAACCGCATGCTCGTGGTGATGCCATGGGCAACGGCTATCTCCCTCCATTCCTTCTTCCTTTCGTCGTGTAATATACAACTATAATTTCAGAGTTTGACAATATCTGGTGGTCTGTTATGAGAGCATGTATTGTCATATACACGTAGGgcgtgtttggttgcctgcacaTGGGTTTGCTCGCACCCGCTGGTGCAAGGAGCACGTGTTTGGTATCCCGCACGGCCTCCTAGGCCTGGTTCCACTCGTGTAAATCTCCCTTCCTAGCTAGGCCCAAGGGAAACGCTCGATTTAAGCTTCGCTCACCATCCTGGCTGAATGCGTGCAGATGCGGGCACGCGCGGGTGCAGGCGGGGATGCGCGGTCCGCGCGGATGCATGAGGTAGGGGTATTGAGATTCTTTACAGTTGAATGCATAATGCCtttgtcacttacatgtggactTAGAGATtattggacccacatgtcaatgtcaAAGTCACGTGACTTTGACTGCAGAGGATCTTGATCCGAGGCAGGGGGGTTGAAGCATTCACTCACCTCCTACTCACATTTGGTCCTCGAGGCCACTGGGTTCACCATCATctccgtcgtcatcgtcatcaccaCCTCAGGGAGTTGCTTGCCTGGTGGAGCCTCTCACCACTGCTTGGCGTGATCATGTCGGCCCCAAACTCCGCCGCCAGATCCAGTAGTTGGTTGTGTTGGCCGGATCTGGACGCTCGAGCAGCGTTGTTGTCATCGCCGGCTTCATATTTCTCCTATCCTCGCCATCTTCCTTGCGTCTGTCCTTCCTAATCCGGCTTGCCGGAGCACCGGATGACTAGATCTGGTAGGGTGAGTGTCGATTCGAGGAGAGGGGCAGCGACCTGCGTGGCATCAGATGATCAGATCTTGGCGTGGCTAGGGACGCGAGCACTGAGcggtgcggcggtggaggggaatTGCAGAGCGGACCACACTGAGTAGTTGGCTGGCGATGAGATCTACGGGATACTTTTCTCCTTTCCTTGTTTCTTTTCTCACTTAATTGGTCAGCAATAGGGGATACTTTTCtcctttctttgtttcttttcacTTAATTGGTCAGCAATAGTGTGAGGATCAATTCACCAATTCATTTTCCTTACATATTCACCGATTCTTTTCCTTATTTGCGTATTCAACAGATACAAACAGAACaaattttcttatatattaAACGGTTAGatatttatttcataaattGCATTAGGGTAATCTCACCCAAAAAATAGGAGGTAACCAAACTTAGCCTTCATGCAtctaaccaaacaaaatctctATCATACTGTATCTCCtgtgcaaccaaccaaacaaaatctcatGCTAACCAGGCTGATCCAATACGAACAACCAAACACCCACATGTGTATCCTCTTGAGCTGGACAAACACATCCTGGATGAGAGAGATGGGCCAGGTTAGAAGGatgcaagcaaccaaacacacaccTGTATTGGACGCGtagcaacaaaaagaaaaaaaaagaagcttccaaaaaaaagatacttcctccgtttcacaatgtaagtcattcttgTATTtatcacattcatattgatgttaatgaatcttgcatttcccatattcatattgatgttaacaTCATCCAATATGAATTtgagaaatactagaataacttaaattgtaaaatggaggtagtacagtTCTTCAGATTCTGCTGTTCAACCCTGTGCCTCAGCCAACATGGCGTACAAATTGAGGCGATACAAAACCATTCAGCCGATTCTCCTGATCAAAATATGCAGGTCGACTACGAAAACAGATTAGAAGATAATATTCTGAAGGTGACTGCAAAGCAACTTAGTGATTAGTGATTGAACCAAATTGAGCTAAGAACGGATTCAAGACATACAAAAATAGACTTAACGACGGGAACACGGACAGCAGGTCATATCACGGCAACAGCAACACAAAACACAATCAGATAAACATTAGTTGTGATAACAGCAACCAAAATTTAGATAATCGGCTTTATAGGGGGAGGTCATTCATCTTCTAAAGAACATAACATAGCTCAAAATTTATAAATCCACATCCGATGCTAAGATCATAATAGAGTACAGAACAAGTTGCAAGGACAAGGATAGATAGCTTTGTTTTCCCCCCATAACAGGCACTACACGGAATTACagcctccttcctcttctgccACCCTTTCTGCGGGTACTGTCAGTTGGGACTGGAGTAACATCCTCTGTTTCACAAATTAAGAACAGAAATAAGATTAATTCTTCACAGAAATCGTGAGGGAAATGGTTGTAAGTTCAACCTGACAATAATTGTAAAAATAACTTAGGAGGCTGATTAACACTGAGTAGCTAAGCACTGAGCATAACGAGTAGATAAAAGGTAAACAAAGCCATCTTTTCAACAACAAAAAGCTAGCACAGGTTCAGCATCAACCATACTAAGTACAAGGCTAAATTAAATGTACAGCCATTCTATTCTAGATACTATGTATGTCAAACAATAGTATAAGAAATTGAATTATAAACAGTAGTATAACCAAAAAAACCCATGCATTACAATGCGCAGTCCGTTAGCAACTCTAGGATAAATTTCCACAAAAATAGTCAAACACAATTAATAATAACAAATGCTAGATAACCACCAAGGTGCCAATGGTGCAAGGAAATTAATGGGGACTATAAGATTACCAATGCGTCCAATCTTCATGCCAGAACGTGCAAGAGCTCTAAGCGCAGATTGAGCACCAGGACCAGGAGTTTTTGTCTTGTTTCCACCAGTAGCACGGAGCTTAATGTGCAGAGCAGTAATTCCAAGCTCCTGTACAGGGCAACAAAACAGTAAGTATCAACTGACAGCAGACAATTAATGTTTCAGTAGGTATTTTTGTACCTTGCATCTCTGTGCAACATCCTGGGATGCAAGCATGGCAGCATAAGGGGATGACTCATCACGGTCAGCTTTCACCTTCATGCCACCTGCAAAATACAATTTTGTAACTATAACAGCAGAGATCTACAAGATATTCCTTTTAAAAAGAACTGGATCAAAGCATTTGCACGTAGTTTGAATCAGATTTCAAATGGTCTGATGAACCATGAATTATATAGAACATCAACATCTTACTGATCTCAGAGCATACAAAATGGCAAGACAACCATGGATCATAAAAATGCATAAAATCACAATTTTATAGGCATCTATAAACATAAACGCGATTACGTTATATATACAACTGGTTCAATATTGATGCACCGTCCTCAATTACTGAAAGAAACTAATTACATTATGAATCCTAGCAAGATACAACAAGTGGttctaagataaaaaaaaacttgtgacCAATGAATTCTCATGCCAAAACCCAACgaagattaaaaaatattaacaccCTAAAACAAATGGGCAGTGAGCTGCATCCAGTGAGAAACTTCAGATAACTCCATAATTATAAATTCATAGCAACTAAAAGGTATGGAAAATTGCACAGCTAATACACAAAAAATCTTCAAACAAAAAGAGAAGCAGTTGTAAAATAATACGACATGTTCCCTTCCAACATGTAGAAACCTCCATTTTTAAGTGGCAAAGAGTTGCAAGAATGAAGGACTCAGCAGGAGCAATGCAGAAAGCAGAGGCTCCATACTAACCAAACACCACAGGAAACCCAAGCCACAATGGAAACACCTGACGAACAAGCGGGAAGAGAAGAAGTTCCAGAGAAAAACTCTCAGGTCCATCATTGTTAATCTTGCATGGCTATGACTCGACACGCTCCCACAGAACAAAAGGGAGGCGATCTTAAGGGCCAtgctaacaaataaaataataaagtcAACAACCAA is part of the Oryza glaberrima chromosome 4, OglaRS2, whole genome shotgun sequence genome and encodes:
- the LOC127771914 gene encoding 40S ribosomal protein S14, with amino-acid sequence MSGRKKTREPKEENVTLGPTVREGEYVFGVAHIFASFNDTFIHVTDLSGRETLVRITGGMKVKADRDESSPYAAMLASQDVAQRCKELGITALHIKLRATGGNKTKTPGPGAQSALRALARSGMKIGRIEDVTPVPTDSTRRKGGRRGRRL